In the Burkholderia multivorans ATCC BAA-247 genome, GTTCGGCATCGACGATGGTCTGCCGGGCGCGTCGGCCGGCATGAAGGTGCCAATCAACGTGCACGCGGATGAGTTCAACGAACTGATGGGCGACGAGTTCATCCCGATGGTCAACAAGGGCGGCGGCGCCGGGGTGCAGGTCACGGCCTATACGCAGACCATGAGCGACATTGAGGCCCGCATCGGCAGTCGCGCCAAGGCCGGCCAGGTCATCGGGAACTTCAACAACCTGTTCATGCTGCGCGTGCGCGAAACCATCACGGCCGAGCTGCTGACACGCCAACTTCCCCAGGTGGAGGTCTACACCACCTCCCTGGTCAGCGGCGCCACCGACAGTTCCGATCCTTCCGGCAACACCGCTTTCACCTCCAACACCCAGGATCGCGTCACCAGTACCAGCGTGCCGCTGATCGAGCCGGCGCACGTCGTCGGCCTGCCCAAGGGGCAGTGCTTCGCGCTGATCGAGGGCGGCCACCTGTGGAAGGTACGCATGCCCTTGCCGGCGCCCGACCCCGACGAGGCCATGCCGAAGGATCTGCAGGAGCTGGCCGGCTACATGCGGCAGCACTACGTCGAGGCCGGCGACTGGTGGGACGGCAAGGGCATTCCCGGCCTGCAGGATCAGGCGCTGCCCGACGATCTGCTGGCGGACTTCAAGCAGATGGCGAGCGTGGATGAAGGGGCCGCGGCATGAGCGACCCCGCCGTCGCCGTCCAGCGCCAGCAGGTCCGCCAGCAGGGCCTGATCGCGGGGCTGGTCACGCTGCCGTTCCGGCTGTTCGGCGTGCTGTGCGGCTCGCTGATGCTGTGCATCGTGATCGAGTGCGTCGGCATGCACTTCTTCTGGCCCGAGCAGGGCTGGCGCCATGCGCAGGGCATGCTGAACTACGAGCTGTCGCAGGTCTCGGAGCATTTCACGCGCAGCGTGCTGGTGCAGGAGCCGGGGCGCAGTGCGCGGCAGCTCGTCGAGTGGGCCTACCAAGGACTGTTCGTGAAGACCGGGCTGCTGGACTGGATACGCGATGCCGCCTCGCAATCCCGTGCCGGCACCCGCAGCCAGGTGCAGGACTTCCGCTACTACCTTGGACAGGTCTACGTGCATGTGGAGAGCTACCTGATCGCCTCGGCCTACACCGTGTTGGTGTTCCTCGTGCGGCTGCTGGTGCTGATCCTGATCCTGCCGCTGTTCGTGATGGCTGCTTTCGTCGGCCTGGTCGATGGGCTGGTGCGCAGGGACGTGCGCGGCTTCGGCGCCGGGCGCGAATCGGGCTTCGTCTACCACCGGGCCAGGGCGAGCCTGATGCCGCTGGCGGTGCTGCCCTGGGTCACGTACCTCGCGCTGCCGGTCAGCGTGCATCCGCTGCTGATCCTGCTGCCCAGCGCGGCGCTGCTGGGCGTTGCCGTGGCCATCTCCGCGGCCACCTTCAAGAAGTACCTGTAGGCGCGTCGTTCCTTGCGCTGCCGGAAAGCGGTGGCGGGCCGGTTCCGATTGATTGCGGCGCCGGAAGACCGGGCGTTCGAGCATGAGCCATTCGCATCCCCGGAGAACGGCTCGATGGAAACCTTCCGCAGTCCTGCGCATGTCCGGCGCCACGCCATCGCCGCGCTATTGGCCGCGCTCCTGCTCGCCGCTGCGGGGCTTCAGCCGGCCGTCGCCGCCGATGCAGCCGACAACGCCGCAGAGCGCGAGATGCTTGCCGCGGTGACGCGCCAGCTCGAACTGCTGGATCGCCTGGCCGAACGCGGAGCGGCCACCGCGCCGCAGGAACGGTCCCGCTACCACTTCGACTACGCCCGGCTGCGCGCCGACCTGCAACGCATGCGCGCAGGCGTGCGGGACTACCTCGTTCCCCAGCGCGCGCAGCCGCGCGATCCCGTGCCGCTGGCCGGCGACTACACGCGCAGCGGCACGGCCCCCGACAAGGAGGCGCCGTCGCCATGACGCCGTCCGCCGATCAGGTCGCCGCCTTTCAGGCCAACGGCGGGTTCGCGCCCGCAGCCGTCTCCACCGTCGTGCTCGGTTTCGTCTTCGCCGTCCTGCTGCTGTGGGGCGTGTGGGCGATGCGCACCGCCTATGTCGGCTGGGCCGAGCACCACCTGACCCAACGCCAGTTCCTCGGCGTCATCGTGCGCTTCGTCGCGATGTACCTGGTGCTGGGCTTCTTCCTCCTGTCCTGACCACCATGAAAGGGTGTATCGCCATGAACGCTTCGCTGATTCCTCGTCGCCCCGCTGCGCGCATCGCAGCCATGCTTGCCTCGCTGGGCCTCGCTGTCACGCCGCTTGTCTCGCTGGCGGCCCTGCCCACCTTGGAAGACCCGTCGCGCGGCACCGGCAGCGGCATCATGCAGACGCTGCAGAACTACGGCTACGACATCGTGCTGCTGATCGCGCTGCTCGTGGTCGCCTCGATGTTCGTCGGCGTCTGCTACCACGCCTACACGCGCTACGCGGAGATCCACACCGGCCGCGCCACCTGGGGCCAGTTCGGCCTGACGGTGGCGGTCGGCGCGATCCTCTTGGTCGTCGGCATCTGGCTGCTGACCAAGGCCACCGGCGTGCTGTAAGGGCCGGCAACCATGGCCAGCGCCCTGGAGAGCCCGCGCGACGGGCTCGTGACCTTTATGCCGCATCGCCTGAACCGCCATCCGGTGGTCGTGCGCGGGCTCACGGCCGACGAGCTGTGGGTCTGCGCCGGCTTGTCGGGCGCGGTCGGGTTCGTGGCCGGCGTGCCGCTGGCCTGGCTGACCCACAGCATTGCGATGGTGCCCACGCTGGTCGTTGCCGGCATCGGCATCGGCGTCTTCGTGGGCGGCGGTCTGTTGCGGAGGTGGAAGCGCGGCCGGCCTGACACCTGGCTGTACCGCCAGCTTCAGTGGCGGCTCGCGCTGCGCTACCCCGCGCTGGCGGCCCACGCGGGCGGTGGGCAACTCATCACCCGCTCGGGCTGGTGGTCCACGCGGCGCCTGCGGCCCAACCCGTCCCTGCGTCGAGATAGACCATGAGCCGATTCAAGAACGAGGTCGCGCACCTGCAGGCGCATGTGAAGGCCTTGCGCCTGGCCGGCGCCGCGCTGTTCGTGGTGGCGCTGCTGCTCGGCTTCGGCTGGTGGAGCGCACCCAAGAGCCTGACCATCCACGTGCCGCCCGACCTGCGCTCGGGCAGCACCCGCAAGTGGTGGGACGTGCCGCCGGAAAGCGTCTACGCCTTCACCTTCTACATCTGGCAGCAGGCGCAACGCTGGCCGACTAACGGCGAGCAGGACTACCCGCGCAACCTGCATGGGCTGTCGGCCTACTTCACACCGAGCTGCCGGGCTTTCCTGCAACAGGACTACGAGTTCCGGCGCAGCAACGGCGAGTTGCGCCAGCGCGTGCGCGGCATCTACGAGATTCCCGGCCGCGGCTACGGCGACGATCCCGCCGCGCGCGTGCGCACCGTGTCGGCGAACGACTGGATCGTCACGCTGGACGTGAGCGCCGACGAGTACCTGGGCGCCGAGCAGGTCAAGCGCGCACTCGTGCGCTACGCGCTGAAGGTCGTGCGCATCGACATCGATCCCGAGCGCAATCCCTTCGGCCTCGTTCTGGACTGCTATGCACGTGCGCCCGAGCGCATCGAAACCCCGCCGCCCCCGGCGCCAGCCGGCAAGCCCGCCAGCCCCGGTGCCAATCTGCAGGGAGACACCCCATGAAGCGCTGCTTCCTTCCGGCCCTGGCCGGCGTCCTGTTGTGCCTGGGTTTCGTGCCCGCGGGCAATGCCATCGAAATCCTGCGCTGGGAGCGCCTGCCGCTGGCGGTGCCGCTCGTGGTCGGCCAGGAGCGCGTGGTCTTCATCGAGCGCAACGTGCGCATCGGCGTGCCGGCCGGCGTCGGCGAGCAGTTGCGCGTGCAGAGCGCCGGTGGCGCGATCTACCTGCGCGCCAGCGCGCCCATCCCGCCCACGCGGCTGCAACTACAGGACGTGGAATCCGGCGCGCTGATCCTGCTCGACATCGCCGCCGAGCCGGCCAAGGCGGGCCAGCCCGCGCTCGAACCCGTGCGCATCGTCGAGGGTGATGTGCCGGCCATCCGCTACAGCGAGCCGGCCAGCCCCTCGGCCACCGCGGACGACGATGCGCAGCGCCCGACACCAACCGCCCGCCGCGCAACGCCGGTGGCCGTGGTGTTGACGCGCTACGCGGCGCAAAACCTGTACGCGCCGCTGCGCACCGTGGAGCCCATGGCCGGCATCGGCCGCGTCAACCTGCGCCGCAACCTCGCGCTGGACACCTTGCTGCCCACGCTGCCGGTGCGCGCGCAGGCGCTGGCCGCGTGGCGGCTCGAAGACCAGTGGGTGACGGCCGTGAAGCTCACCAACACCTCCGGGCGCTGGCTCGACCTCGATCCGCGTGCGCTGCAGGGCGACTTCCTCGCCGCGACCTTTCAGCATCCGACCCTGGGGCCGGCCGGCCGCGCAGCCGACACCACCGTGGTCTATCTCGTCACCCGTGGCCACGGCCTGGCCGAGTCGCTGCTGCCCAAGGTGGCGCCGATCGACGCGACGGTGAACCTGCCGCCGGCGGCGGCCGCCGGCCAGGCCGAAGGAGGAGCGCGCGATGAAAAGTAACCCCCTCCTGAAGTGGCTGCTGATCCCGATGGCGCTGGTGCTGGTGTTCGTCGGCATCAAGCTCTTCTCGGGCGAGCGCAGCGCCAGGCCGGTACCTCCCGGCAGCGCCAACCCGCTCACGCCCGAAGAGATGAAGGCGCTGGGCATCGAGGGCGACACGCCGCGCGATACCGTCGCGACGTTGGTGGCCCAGGTCAAGCAGTTGCGCAACGAGCTGCAGACGGCGCTCAACGACAACAAGAACCAGAAGACCGAGAACGAACGCATGCGCGCGAGGGAAAGCGCGATCGACCAGCGCATCCAGTCCGCGCTCGACGGCGAACGCGGCCGCCTGCAGCAGGACCGCGAGCAGTTGGCCGGCGACCGCCAGCAGACCCAGGGCCTGCTGCAAGACCTGCAGCGGCGCCTGGACGGCCTCTCCGGCAAGAGCGGCCAGGCCGACCTGCCGGTGGGCCTCGGGCTGGAGCAAGGCGACGGCAAGAGCTTCGGCGGCAACCAGAGCGGCAGTGCGCGCAACACCAACGGCACGCGCTGGGTGGAGCCGGACGATGCGAAACCCTCAGCGAAGAACGGCAGCAGCGGCGGCTTGAATTTCCCGACCAGCTTCGGGCCGGCGCAGAAGACGCTTTCCGACACGGCCGACGGCGTGGCAAGCACCGTCGCGGATGCGGGCAGCCGCGCCGTGAGCGCCACGGGCAATTTCGCCAAGCCGGTCTACACGGTGCCGTCGAACTCGACGCTGATGGGCTCGATCGCGATGACGGCGCTGATCGGCCGCGTGCCGATCGACGGCACGGTCAATGATCCGTATCCCTTCAAGGTGCTGATCGGCCCGGACAACCTGACCGCCAACGGCATCGACATCCCCGACGTGGCCGGCGCGGTGGTCAGCGGCACGGCCTCGGGCGACTGGACGCTTTCCTGCGTGCGCGGCCAGATCCGCTCGGTCACGTTC is a window encoding:
- a CDS encoding TIGR03747 family integrating conjugative element membrane protein, yielding MSDPAVAVQRQQVRQQGLIAGLVTLPFRLFGVLCGSLMLCIVIECVGMHFFWPEQGWRHAQGMLNYELSQVSEHFTRSVLVQEPGRSARQLVEWAYQGLFVKTGLLDWIRDAASQSRAGTRSQVQDFRYYLGQVYVHVESYLIASAYTVLVFLVRLLVLILILPLFVMAAFVGLVDGLVRRDVRGFGAGRESGFVYHRARASLMPLAVLPWVTYLALPVSVHPLLILLPSAALLGVAVAISAATFKKYL
- a CDS encoding RAQPRD family integrative conjugative element protein codes for the protein METFRSPAHVRRHAIAALLAALLLAAAGLQPAVAADAADNAAEREMLAAVTRQLELLDRLAERGAATAPQERSRYHFDYARLRADLQRMRAGVRDYLVPQRAQPRDPVPLAGDYTRSGTAPDKEAPSP
- a CDS encoding TIGR03758 family integrating conjugative element protein gives rise to the protein MTPSADQVAAFQANGGFAPAAVSTVVLGFVFAVLLLWGVWAMRTAYVGWAEHHLTQRQFLGVIVRFVAMYLVLGFFLLS
- a CDS encoding TIGR03745 family integrating conjugative element membrane protein, whose amino-acid sequence is MNASLIPRRPAARIAAMLASLGLAVTPLVSLAALPTLEDPSRGTGSGIMQTLQNYGYDIVLLIALLVVASMFVGVCYHAYTRYAEIHTGRATWGQFGLTVAVGAILLVVGIWLLTKATGVL
- a CDS encoding TIGR03750 family conjugal transfer protein, whose amino-acid sequence is MASALESPRDGLVTFMPHRLNRHPVVVRGLTADELWVCAGLSGAVGFVAGVPLAWLTHSIAMVPTLVVAGIGIGVFVGGGLLRRWKRGRPDTWLYRQLQWRLALRYPALAAHAGGGQLITRSGWWSTRRLRPNPSLRRDRP
- a CDS encoding PFL_4703 family integrating conjugative element protein — protein: MSRFKNEVAHLQAHVKALRLAGAALFVVALLLGFGWWSAPKSLTIHVPPDLRSGSTRKWWDVPPESVYAFTFYIWQQAQRWPTNGEQDYPRNLHGLSAYFTPSCRAFLQQDYEFRRSNGELRQRVRGIYEIPGRGYGDDPAARVRTVSANDWIVTLDVSADEYLGAEQVKRALVRYALKVVRIDIDPERNPFGLVLDCYARAPERIETPPPPAPAGKPASPGANLQGDTP
- a CDS encoding TIGR03749 family integrating conjugative element protein yields the protein MKRCFLPALAGVLLCLGFVPAGNAIEILRWERLPLAVPLVVGQERVVFIERNVRIGVPAGVGEQLRVQSAGGAIYLRASAPIPPTRLQLQDVESGALILLDIAAEPAKAGQPALEPVRIVEGDVPAIRYSEPASPSATADDDAQRPTPTARRATPVAVVLTRYAAQNLYAPLRTVEPMAGIGRVNLRRNLALDTLLPTLPVRAQALAAWRLEDQWVTAVKLTNTSGRWLDLDPRALQGDFLAATFQHPTLGPAGRAADTTVVYLVTRGHGLAESLLPKVAPIDATVNLPPAAAAGQAEGGARDEK
- a CDS encoding TIGR03752 family integrating conjugative element protein gives rise to the protein MKSNPLLKWLLIPMALVLVFVGIKLFSGERSARPVPPGSANPLTPEEMKALGIEGDTPRDTVATLVAQVKQLRNELQTALNDNKNQKTENERMRARESAIDQRIQSALDGERGRLQQDREQLAGDRQQTQGLLQDLQRRLDGLSGKSGQADLPVGLGLEQGDGKSFGGNQSGSARNTNGTRWVEPDDAKPSAKNGSSGGLNFPTSFGPAQKTLSDTADGVASTVADAGSRAVSATGNFAKPVYTVPSNSTLMGSIAMTALIGRVPIDGTVNDPYPFKVLIGPDNLTANGIDIPDVAGAVVSGTASGDWTLSCVRGQIRSVTFVFNDGTIRTVPEDGNRNRSSGNQGNSANSTTQGGLGWISDPYGIPCVSGERRSNAQQYLGSQALITAAGAGAASLIKSDNGSVAVVANSNGSLGTVGISGNEAMGRILAGGVRDMADWVNKLYGQAFAAVYVRPGAKVAVHLEQPLNIDYDAKGRRVNHRIGDAHASDLD